Below is a genomic region from Henckelia pumila isolate YLH828 chromosome 3, ASM3356847v2, whole genome shotgun sequence.
aaatggatattcatatgatgaatgatcgaactaccctattcggactttccaagtggttatcacttatcgagtggataaagtccgcggttttggttgtacaccattagtccttattacttgaaacatcattgagactctatatgctagtactgtactttgactcgtttaccgactctattggggtcatcaggtgtcgggattgggtacagttacgacacatataggagtcgatgctttgttgtcaaggattcaccacatacttgcgagtgtggatatcttatgcgatctgaggagatattagtgtgacgaatctctgtccagagtacatgatttgttttaggttaatgggttatcctagtaacacatgcgatgccactatttgatctccaagatgtaatgcatagttatcgaatctcgaacgactctcgatataccaatggttgttgattcgatcgggatatatggatgaagggaccgtactgtacgctaaccaaaatctactggttcttgcaggcactatcagtaatacctagggaatcatggggcgttgttgctaggcgctcttaccatgattcgatgggtaagtcgaaaattgttcttccgagtcataaggagttgtgagcccacggctagctgtattcctaaaccattgagggttacacaagtaatggattactaaaaccccgtagagatagttaaatttaaagagttaaatttaatgaaagagaagttggacttcttaactaaagggagtggaatttcctaaaatgacatagggatggacatatttggaaatcactgaattcgaattcagaaaaattatcttgactctaaaagatgcagaaatggtttctgtgcacattggtgaaatcagtttatcaatcggagtcatgatgaattttatattaatttctataacaacaggcttggcttgttgggcttaagttatggattgtgggctttaaggtgttagagtcctgatacaattataactagaaattatctataaatagagctgcagtgttcgaaaatttggtgtgatattcagtcttgaattttcgaaaatcagtctagattattcaagaggattttcgaaatcctctgtccctttcggagaaaattcggcttgtgatttttatgaaaaattacaatctgaattaacagatcatatctgtttattctctacgcaaacttctgattgatttctagtgagTCAATCaaagggttttgttttctattcgtggacctgattgaaaaaacgttcgttcatcagttccggggatatacaacaagagctgattaaattctgttggtgtccataatctcgcttcgagattttaaggtaaaatatttaattgtgattatttattttacttacacaaatttaatcgtaaaagttttgatacccagatatggaatcgttccatattaataaaataaaatttttaaactttcgctgcaccgggtatcaattctaattgatctgaacacagttttccaacaagtaATACTAATAGGCGGTATGAGCTTGACGACACCCATGTTTCCCATGTAATCATCGAGACGACAAAAACCCGGGCCGCCTGTGTCCTATTCTACAAGAGAATCTAATGTCATCGTATAGTGTTGTACATAAAACATCAAGCTGGTTGAGTGAACTGCCATTCTCCCTAAAAGATATCAACGTCTAGGTTCCATTATGCAGGAAGTTGATTTTCGAAGCTCCAAACATATTTGAGCATAACATATTGACACAAACCCTTCCTATGCAGTGGAAACCAGATAATATATGACTTTTTAGGCAGCCAACAATTTTCATTACACAGAGCATTTGTCATTCTCAAACTAGAAATTCCAGTCCTTCAAAAGTTCGTTCCAAGTGCTTTAAATGGCCATTCTCGAAAGAAGTTCTAGATCTCAGACATCTTGGTAGGACTTCAAAATTCAGAAAACTAAAGAATTATAGCCAATGACGAGAACAGCTGCTACAAGTTAATATCTTGACAAAACTGAAATACCATCAAAAATTATCAAGCACCGTGAATACTGAAGTGACAAGacagaaaagaaaaatattaaaaagaaaaaaaaaattaaattttcataattcctgAAATTCAGGATGAAGCTGAAATTATGCCAAACATCACCATCTCATCACGGTGTGGAGTGAACTGCTAAACATAAACCTATCCTTGAATCAAAATGAAAGAACAACAAAAAACTGTAGCTGAGGGCCATCTCGAAAAGCCATGCAAATGCAGATATCAGTATAACAacacaatttcttgaacacatCGTTTGCCTTGATGCAAATGCAAATTAGCTAGCCATCAAATTGGATTGCTGGCTACTTGTTTTGCTTTTGCGATTCCATATTGGAGTGGTCTCAATAAGTTTATGGGGCACAAGTCTTTTCTCTCGTTTAGAAAGCTTACGGAAATTGTGCACCTTCAACTTAGCTATCTTAGCTTCTTCCTCTGGGGTTATCTCCCTGAGTACTACTGTCAGTCTACACTCTGGTCTCACTTTTATTCCACATCTGCCTTTGGAATGATATGATACCCTTTTCTTGTAAAATCCTTTCCCAGTAAATGCCTCAGCTACAGAATATCAGAGACAAGAAGGAatttaataaaagataaaagagtAAATACAACAGAATTGTTTGCTTACCAACAAGAAGACGGTCAGCATCAAGACCATGATTGTGCGTTGCATTGGCACGAGCTGAATGTATAACCTGCACATGCATATTTCAGTCAAAAAGCATCCAGCTGGAAAATTGTCACCCTCGCACAAGAATATGCTCAAGGGTTTGAAACAAGCAGGAGACCTTTTGTGCAAATTTTTGTAGACTATCTACCTTAGCAAAATCTGAGATTAATGAAGGGCCACGATAGGTCACAAGAAACCAAAACACCCTTTAAAAGATTAACTTATTAGAATGTGTTTGGTGGCGGCAAAGATTGGGGAAGTaaagaaacaaaaaagaaaTTTACCTCCCATTGGTATATTGGACAAAAAAAATCAGATTGTTTAAAGGTTTATAAAAGAAAAATGACCTGATAGACAGTTTTAGCAGCTCGCTTGACAGTAACTTGCAACTGCAACAACGCATCTTCAACAAGCATTCCACGGATGAATTCAGCAACCAAGTTTACCTTCTTGGGACTCTGAAATAAGGTAGTCTATCAAGAATTGGAACACTCTATACAAAAAAATGGGCCCTGAGAAATCAACATGATTTTTCAATGCATCGCAGAAGACAAATGCAAGAACAAAGGGTCACTGTTCCAATAgttatttaaaagaaaaaagaaaacaaaaccaAAACGAATAATCTGAAAATATCAGCCTCGGCTCCGGCCATTACAAAAAAGATGAACCCCTTCATCACAAAGTAATCCCATTGGCATTAGAGTCATCCACTTCAATATGTTTATTCCACCTTTTATTGCATGGATTGCAAGATTATTATTGTGTTCTGCCATTACTGGATTCCACATTTCATGAATATGATATAATCCGGATAAACAATCAACAGACAGCTACTTTGCAACTCTATCTCAAAAACACAAGAATGAAGATCAAACGAATGGGAAGCAATATAAAAGGATCATACTTGGTAAGCAACCTGCACAAGAATCGTAGCTTATAGCCACCAAGAGCTGACTCAGTTAATGAACGGAGATTGACGGTACAATAATGCATTTGGTACACTATGGTAAACATCTTCTTCACAGTGAGTTACTAGttttcaaaaacccaaaagaTTTGGCTTTCTTCGATCATGCTCAGCAACTAGTGTGAACCAAAAAGATTAGGAGATTTACCTGTTTTATTCCCTTTAGCACTGCTTGAACTTTAGAAGTCTTGCAAATAGTCTTTTGAGTTTCGGTATTTCCAGTACTTGCAGGTAAAGCCGGTATTAACGGAGAAGATATAGGAATTGCATCAGATGTATCTGAGAGTAAGCTCCTCGTACTGGTGAATCCCTGAAACAACAAAAATGTACATTTCCCAAAATAGAAGTGTGATAAAGGACAAAGATGAAGCATGAGGAAATAGATAATTAATAGCATAAAAAATCCTTACTACCACACGTGAATATTATGAAACATTATAAAATCAACATGCTGCGTAAATGAAACAAAAATTTCATTCATCAGCAGAAAATTTGCTTATTTCCAACAAAAAATTACATGGCAGACACATTGGCAACTGATGCAAAGTCACAATCCTCACATACCTCGCATGTATTTTTAGTTGAATAATGTCTCACTGATTTTATTTATATCTCAACAATTTCTCAATACAGGATCCGAAAACTGTAGCCTATAATGTTCAAAACAATGCAAGTAACATAAATGCTTTTAGTAAAGATTGAAAAGCACTCGTGGATTTACCAATTTCTGGAGATATTGATGCATTGGACTTGAAATGGTAGGGAAGTATGAATTCCGCAGTCTTGATAAAT
It encodes:
- the LOC140892146 gene encoding uncharacterized protein, translated to MVGWHRNLQSFVRQASKRYLYCHSASFNAINQSKTSGVSAEVSYLSRLRNSYFPTISSPMHQYLQKLGFTSTRSLLSDTSDAIPISSPLIPALPASTGNTETQKTICKTSKVQAVLKGIKQSPKKVNLVAEFIRGMLVEDALLQLQVTVKRAAKTVYQVIHSARANATHNHGLDADRLLVAEAFTGKGFYKKRVSYHSKGRCGIKVRPECRLTVVLREITPEEEAKIAKLKVHNFRKLSKREKRLVPHKLIETTPIWNRKSKTSSQQSNLMAS